Genomic DNA from Macadamia integrifolia cultivar HAES 741 chromosome 6, SCU_Mint_v3, whole genome shotgun sequence:
AGATTTTCAAGTGTAGTGCAATTGGGTGCTGGTTTTCCTACCTTTTGCTCCACccaaaattattgaatatgGGTATGGAAGGAACTACAttagcaagttttttttttttttttttttctagtgtcTAGTAGTTATAGTTTTATGTTAGTGTTTAGGTTACTTGACCAGCACTCTTTTCAGATTTTCGATTAAACTTAAGCTTTATCACTTTATTTAACATAGTATTAGACCCCATGGTTCTTAGGTTCATTCATTTGCATTAATTATCCACTTAGGTGGCGATATTTGATTCTACCTACACATGAGGGGGTATTGAGGGTTATAGTTCAACATCCATTATTTGTTTAGGTCATTAGTTCTTTGATTCATTCATTAGAATTATCTTTTCACGTAGGTGGTGATATCTCATTCTACCTACAAATGAGGGTTATTGAGAGTTATAGGTCGACAACATTATTTGTTCAAGTCATTAATACCTTGATATATTTGATGAACTCTTTCCACCTAATTTCTTAAAGTTATTCCGTGgattttttcattctatttaaCACATTTTATTAGTACTTGATTTCATATTGCACATGTGTATAATTAAGTAAAGGGGCCGAGAATCAATACGTGTACGTTTATAATTAAGGAAATATTGGTCAAGCCAATAATACATAATTTTTCCCATCTAAAACTTTTTCCCCCTTGAAATATGAATCTTTCAATAAACGAACTCACCAATATCCTCATCTTACAGTATTTATCTTCTTTgacactctttttctttcttgaaatATAAAGCTTTTAGCATGGTAACTATTCAACATGTTCTTCTTATACCTTTTCTCTTCTATGAtacattttctctcttaaaacatAAATCTTGTTATATAAACCGTGCGATGTCACCTCCTTTGTTTACATTGACTTGACAGGAGAATTAGatttcatctacacacaacctgacaaataaaaaaggataaGAAATGACACAAAACAAAAGCTCGAATGTTCATCTTTCAATTGGGGTCCACCGGTTcacactttttatttttggatccACAGGTTCACTCGTgaagctgtttttttttttttttggagtgggggggtggggaggtaCTTGTAGCTTTCAGGAAAGCTCGTGGATGAAAATTATTATAATAAGAGtgaaaagtgaagagtgaagagtgaagagtgaagagtgaagaggaCCAGAAACGAGACGACATGTGAAGAGGACCACGTGAGCATGTCTAGCtatttatccctttttttttttttNNNNNNNNNNNNNNNNNNNNGGTAGGGCCATTTATCCCCTCTATCAAACCCTTATTATACATTTATATATTTGTGTCCCATAGCCATCATTgtataaaacaaaacaagaggAAATTTTAAAAGAAGAGGGAAACAGTATATAGCAGACACTGCTCTACGTCCTAATCATGACGTTGCTGCCTCACCAGAAGataactctctccctctctctctctctctctctctctctctctctctctctctctctctctctctctctctctctcttcggtCTTCACTGTTGCACATTAAATTCCTCCCCTCCCGCACGGGCTTAAATTTATCACAATCGTCCCTAGGAATCTCAggacccgtttgataacgtttctgccgtttctgtttcaagaaacggcagaaacataaatttttgtttctagaaacagaaacggaattaaaggtgtttgataagtcatgtttttagaagtcgatggtaaccagtgaaagaattgccacaagtcgtttccagaaacggcgaaacaagttgaacttgttttgcctgggtcgtttcttgaaccataaataagtaaacatttctatttctatttctaaaaataagtgaaacgaaacagttttatcaaacgctttttgctccgtttctactgtttctggaaacagaaacgcgtttcttgaaacgttatcaaacggtccCTCAGCGTCGGACCAGCATCTTCTCGCGCATTCAATGATGGTTACGTGTCTAGAAACGACGTGGATTACGTGTCTGATCGTTCGTGATAGTTGAATATGGATCACACACTCTCTCATGTTATAGAGGAGTCCAATCCCTTGGCATCTCCCTTTGTATAACGACCAGATAGTCATTCATCTTCGGTTGATAAAATTACTCAAAATTAGGTTGAAGTTTATAAAATTAAACATTCAATGTTCCgattaagaaaaatattaaaaattggGTTTGTGTTTTTAAATTTGAAGCTTTAAATGGGTAGCTTTGTaaaagaaaatccaagaatGAGTACTCATATACTTTTCCCTAATAATTACTGTTGGATCAAGTTGGTCTTTGTCCGACTGATTTTATACAAAAGAAACTACAATTTAAAGGGAGTTGTTGCTAAATTCCGTTGACTCTTGCTGATGTATATCGGCTAAACTGGTTTGATTCCTAATTCCTATTCTTTAAACCCTGATGGGAAAGAGAATTGGGATCACACTCAGGTGGAATCCAGGTATCTTCTCCCTAGATTTCATTGTCTCACACCCCATGAATGGTATGAGATCTTGACTGGACATTTGgatagcttaaaaaaaaaaaaaaaaaaaaaaaaaaaaaaatctagtccaatatgaaggtgatgaaaatTTTCCCTATTAGGGATGAATAGAGAGAAATTGGGTCTTTAATGTTAATCATCAGGGTTAATTTTTAAATTCATATGCAAAAACGCTACAAACAGTAAAATAACCATTCCTTTTAATCATCACGTGGATTGTAGTATCGGTATTTTATCGACTGTGTCAACTTGGTATCCCCAAAGATTGATACTGATATAAATTATTGGTATTGGCCCAAAActgatttctttttttaaaattttatccaatACTGATTTAATACAGACACATCGATATCGTTAGAGACCGATACAGCCAAAtataccaataccaataacCTTTCACCATCCATCaacagcggaagacttaaaaaATAGCAAAGCAAGAGACAAATAAGGGTTCAACTCTCGAGCTCTTCccacaataaataaaaaaaaaaaaaaaaaaaaaggagataaaGAGATCCAAAGTCTCAAACCCTCATTAGGAGGAATTGTCTACCACTTTTGAATTTTAGTATTataaaaactattaaaataGAATTCCTTATGGCCTTCCTTTTAATCAAAGTCCAAAAGAGGGTTTCGAGTCTATCGACCAAAATAAGAAGTCCAAAAGAGGGTTCAGGTACATTTTACCAAAAATGTAACATAAAGGGTGGACACTGGTAAGTGGGACCCATGAAAGATGACGTAACTTTCCTAATTAAGAATTAAGAATTGGGTCTGATCCATTCTTGCATGAAAgtagaaacggttttttttttttttttacccactatttcaaaaattggaattggaCTCAGTAGAATAGGCGGGTTTGGATCTGGATCAGAAACGGTCATGACCGATTCAAATTCTGAATGTTTTGGAGTGGCTGATTGGTTTTGGGGACCGATTCTTGGCCACAAGGAGTCAAGGATTAATCCAACCCCGATCACCCGAGTTTAAAATAAGCCAACTAGTGGAGTCGTGGGCCATGGTTTTGGGCTGGTCTTCAGGCtattaggcccaactggagcttTCCCCATTAACTGGACACTGACGAATGGATATTTTCCCATTAACCATATACTCTTCAGCTTAAGCTCCAGCTCTTGCTAGACATGGAAGCATCACCTTGAATGTGATTGCAAGAGAAAGAGCTGCTCAAATAAATCTATATTATGGGAATTATAGAACCATTGTCTCACATCAATTTGTTTAAGTACTTTGTACCTTCATATACTTGAGAAATTCCCTCTGCGTTACCTTAAAGTTTTGGGTTGTACCCTTTAATATGATATCAGAAACCAAGTCCTACTTACCATCCTCCATAACTTGTTCGTTCACTCCTACACGTATGCCAAAACTACACGGGAGAAAGAGTGTTCAGATAACCATACACGCCAAAACTATGGGGCTTAATGATAACGGTTCATCTCATATTTTAGGATCTAGTATGGCTTGATTTAAAATAAAGCTCCACTTTGACAATGCTTAATCCCATTATCTCAATAGAAGTGACGTCCAACATGCTTCCACCATATTTCAACAATCAATGCTTCATGCATTAATcgatttttcttcaattttcccAGTTTCCAATTAAGTTTGGCAATTCTTTTGCCATTTGATTAAGAATGCAACTTTTTTTTCAGTCGAACAAATTTATAGAAGAATGGTTCACTTACCCGGcctttcatcttccttaggACCTGCATTAGCCTATCAACATTGGTGCATGTAGAAATGAGAGCAATCACCAACACCACTAGAATATCATAAGGACTCTATTTTTCTCCAAAAATCTCTTTCCAAAAGCAGATAACATTTTCTATAAGTTGAAATCTATGAGAACTCATTTTGCCAATATAGAAATTTTACAAAGCATTTCCAGCATTTAACAATACAATTTAACATCCTACTGTATTACAGACCTACCCCTGATGATAACTTATACACGTCCACACACTATTGACACTCAGGTGTTTTAAGGCAACTAATGACAAAAGCTACAAAAGCTTTTTGAGTATAGTAAAGGAGGTTATTTATAGAACTGAAGGAATAGGTTTCTTGCAAGGGAAACATATGCTTGGTGATTGTACCGCCTTGACTCACAAGCAGACCACAcctattttctccctttttataGATAAATCAAAAGGTAGGTGCAGATTTGGGACATTGGCATTAGCTCCATTGGTGGTTATTCTGTGGAAATTCATGGTCATCAATTCTGTAATACCCTGCTCATTACCAGCCTCAAGAactgaaaaaaaagaggaaaactaTGTTAGAAGTTTAATTTAGATATGCCATGCAAGATATAAGACCTAAGAACGCATACCAACAGAAACCCCTTGTAGCACCTGAAAATAGCCACCTCTTATGTTACAGTATTGTTCTGCAAAAGAGACAAGGATAACCAAGCAATGTAGTAAGCTCAACTGTCTGATTGCCAAGTAAAGATTAGACAGCATACACAATGAGACCATCCCAAATTGTTAAAAGTACTAAAGTACACCCATACATCTCTTTCTCCAGATTGAGATACCTATGCAACAAACATGGTGCACATGCAGGACGAGTCTGAGCAACAATTGGGTCCATCTAGGAGATCCAGTATGGCAGAAGATCAGAATTGGTATTCCTTGCACTAGATATTGTGCTCTACCAAGCACACTTTCGCAATAGGTCCATATTCATGGTGGTGCTTAAGGTGAAAGTGCATCTGTAGAGTCTTAGTTGTATGGTATTACCATTTCATGTTCTTTTATCATGACTCATGGTTTCTCTagaatattttgtttttctgaCCATAGAAAGTATTGTGATGCATAATCAATCAAGTCAAATTTTGCCTGAATCTCTCCAGTGGAACACGTCAAAAGGTGGCTCTCAACACCTCCGTTGGATGTAGACTCTTCCTGTGCAGAAGTTAAATGGTACAGACAGACACCCTTTGACACAGGGGCATGTTAGAAGGTAGCTGTGAACCCACACATAGGGGTTTAAATTGATGGCTCGAATTTGTAAATAAAATGTATCAACCTTTGATTGAAGGATCTTTTGGCTGTCGCTGAAGTATTGGTTTGGGTGGTTGATTCCAGCATCACACGAGGTGCCATGAACGGCTTCAAATGTCAAGGTACAAGCCAACTGCAAATGTGGTGTAATGTTCAGAACATGAAAATAAGATTTAAGGAAACAAATGTTGATACACCGGGAACCGCTATTCGAGGGTATATAGAATCTGCAAACCTGATAATGCCGATTTTGAACTTTGTCCATCACGTCCTCTACTGCACGACCACCGACTCCCATCTTACCAAGGGCTGCTCTCAAGTTCTCCTCGCTTTTAAATGAAATTAGGAAGATACAAAATACCATGATAACAAGTCAGTGCATATCAGAACCACCAGATAAATTTATAGCCAGTTAATATGCCAGCAGATAATGAACCTATACTGTAATGTAGCTAGGGATGCCAGTGGGGTAGGTTAAACTGGTACCCCACCCAGCCCTACTGAAGCAGGATTTGCAGAACTCTAAAACAGTTAGGGTTGGGTTTATGTTTCACATGGCAGTTCAGATAATGTTGAGTCATGTTCCTAGATTTAGAAGGAAATGAACAGTAAGAGATAAGACCTGAAATGGCGATAAGGGCAGCCATGATGATCTCCTACACCAGGAGTTAATGAGATTACTTTTTGACATGAATAGGGTGTGTAATCCTGCAGCATCCAGAAAGCATAATGTTTCAAAAATGGTACTTGGGTTTTGGCTAAAATAGGCGGAACAGAATCTCTCTTACcgttctctttccttcttttccatAGTTATGGCGTATACTGTATGCGTATTCCTTGTCAAACCTCTCGGCACCAACCTACAACAGAAACAATTCAACATTCCATACGAATTGAAATGTAAGCATCAAGCTTGTGTTCTGGCTGCTGctgataattttaattttttatttttgataggtagggaggggatgtagataacagccaggaggctcgaactcaagacctcctggtgaACATGGACTTTTTGCGctccacagctcaccaactgcactagacaGTTGTTGTTGCTGATAATTTATTTAGGATACATTGAAGAAAAACGATTGTGGGAGAAACCGATGAATAGCAATAGGTGGGATTGATGCAATCTTTAACTGTAACTGATAACATCAGTATCGGAATGTACAGCAATATGACCAAGGGAATGGTACACGATACATGGACACAATTTCAACCAACCAGAGGATTATTTGGCCAGCTTGTAGAGTGCCTATTTACCTTTTGAGAGAACTCTGCTTTCCAAAATGCAAGAGCATCATCCACTCTCAAGCCAACAccctgaaaaaggaaaataacacaTGTAGTTAAGAAATAATGTGGCCATGTGACTGAGAATTCACGCTTATGACTGTTTATCTGGGTCTCAAGGAGATTGCCTTGAGAAAAAGACCCAATTGCATCCTTCCTCCATGCTTTAAATGATGCTCATCTCTTAGCTGCACATGAATATGGAGTTTAAGAgaaattgaaaaaggaaaagaaacaaacATAAAAGGCCAGCCAAAGATGAActcaaaaaatgaagaaagaactaAGTGCATAAAAATCTTAGGACCAAACTTCCTACCTTATCAAACAGGTGACGCATACAAAGAGGAAAGGAAGTATTAGCAACTTGATCAATGTCCTTAATTGATATCTCTACAAATTCCTTTGGCTGCAGAAAACAATAAACAAATCTGAACTTCCATGCCCTGAGAATAGCATATAAACAGGCAAAAGGATCTAAGATACCTGAGAATAATCAGGACCCAGATAGCTTGTACTCAGTGCTTCCACAATCTAGAAGAGACGAAGCAGAAATCAAGCATTGAGCTGGACAATCCAAACCCCTTTCTCCACTTGCAGTTTCCATAATGTTTATAACCTGTAATCTAAAAGCTATATTATCTAAAGTAAAACAATACTCACAGGAGTCAACCTGTCCTTCTCTTGCCCACTGATGGTCGATGTCCATTTTCTGGAACAAAAAGTtgcataattgaaaaaaaaaattaaccatcTAAACCTTCTACATTTATTTGCATTGACATTCCAGACCAGTATCTGTACAAGGGAAAGATAGCTAAAATGCATTCAAATCACAAGCAGAAAAATAGACATGCTTGGCTTTCCCTGGGGAATCAGACAAGGAATGGAATATGGTATAACATTAGAGTTTGACCGTATAACTCTGGCAAACCCAATGGCTGGTAATTATGACATGACCCACCAACTCACACAAAAACAATATGGAGAGGTTTGGGTCGAGGAAAGTTTTGAGACTGCATAACCAACTCATTTAACAAACTCTTTGTGATCAGATTGAGGGTCTATTAGCCACTCAACCCATTTAACATGCCAAGATTGAGCTCTTCCAGTACATGCCATATGAGGGGGGAGCAAGGGTATTAAATTAGTCATTGGCGAATTGTCGCTTTTGCAAACTTTGTCAGGTTGATAGCTGCATAAAGCACTTTGTAGTCACTCAAAGAGATTATGATATGATAGTACTCAAACTTCAATAGTTAGCAACTAAGAATCCACATTTTAAGGGAACAATGAAATAGAGTATATTGACATggcaaatggaaaaaaaaaatgacctaAAATAACCTGTTTGTCAGCACAAGCGCCTTTGATAAAAGACTGCGGAATTGAGTGACAACAAGGGAAACCACCTGGAGAAAATGAAACACCTAAATGTTACAAAGTACAGAAGCAAATGCTGGATGAAGATATATGAATATACTGTTTTGGGGTGAAGTGAgggatcaagttttcagttgaAGACTCCATAATCAATGCCCTTATTCAGAGGCTAGTTGATGTGGATCAAAGGTTTCGACAAAATATGTCCACAGGAACAAAGGCCAAAACCAGGTCTAGACCTGAGTTAAACCTGGTCTGTTTGGTCTGGTTCTTTGTGGATTCGATGTGAGTATACTTCGGGGCCAAGCTGTTGCGTGGAAGATCATCTAGAAGTTATGAAGCTGTCAACAAGAGCAGCCTTTTGTGGAGAATATTCTGGAAAGATTTATATTTTATGAAATTTCTGTTTTGGTAccagtttctatttctattttccttGGCCAGCAATACATGGTACAAGGTTCCGAGAAAAAGATCGCCGATTTTTCAGGCTGTAGGAACGAAACAGCATGTGATAATACATTTTTGTCAATGTTTTgaccgaaattttggtcaaaatggTTATAGTCCTTCAATATAAATATCAAACCAGGTATGATGCATGATTTATCAAATGGTTTATAATTTGATGtccattcattcttaatacatatttaagttgttttacttgaattatatGGGTTCTAGTACTAAACATTGTGTGGATAGGCCATATTAGAGAATGAATACAACGTACGCTACCAATACAGGTCTGaagtcaaactaccattttggatgtattttttaaaatctaagggCTCCACTATGTTTAGAGGACCTAACATAGGGAGTCATAGAAGTTTCATGACCTAATTTGGCAATTTATACCCCGAATCCAGCCAGAGaaacttgaaaagaaaaaatgtataGGTTTCAGCCAAAATTTCGGCATCCAGCTTGATAGAAACCAAAACCTAGTACTAGGCTATAATAAAGTTTGTATTTTGTAATAAatctttgtttttggtaacTCTCCAATAGCTATAGAGTTACCATTTTCTTTATTGGCTTTACTCATAATTAAAAAGAGAGGCCCATACATTGGCCACAAGTTGAGTTTGAGAAAAGTGGGTTTTTGCCTTGGTTGCTGTGAGATTCAGATCGTAAGAGACCAAAGCCAATGAGAGACTAACCAAGGCCAGAGGTGAGAGGCCTTGGTCatatccttttcccttttttccttaCTTTTCTTTCATGCCCCTTTTCCATTAGTTACTAATTTAAAAAACCTGCATCTAGTACACAGAAGATAGATTTAGTGGCCCTCATATTCTTCCCCAACTATCGCTGATTATATGAGAATAAGGTATTCCAGTGATTCATTGACAGGGGTTGGAATTTGGACAGCTCAAGTTCCCTGTGGCACCCTCTGAATCTGGTTTCTGGACAGCAAGCTCCCAAGGAGGTTCTCTTCTCATCCAACCACCAGATTGAGTCCAGACTGTGGTACGGTATTTCCCTTGTCATAGGCTAacttcaataaaattttcttggaCATCCAGTAGGTGGCTCTCCCTGAGATATGCAGTTATTTTTTCTGATCCTTTACTTTCAAATTGGAAACTGATAGTGTATTTCATAATCTAGCCATTAACAGAAGCTGGAATTTTGAAGCGTTAATCCTCCCAAAGTTTCCTACCCTTGATGGGACTGGTTCCTCCATCCAAGAATTTTACTTGCTATTTCTGAATCCTCATGTTTTCCGAGTTTTAACATCTATTCTGCCCTGACAATAGTAGTGAGTGTTCTGCTGTTTGTTTTGCTATGGCTGGATGTTATGTCAGTTTTTCCAGAGCCGTGGCTGTCCTAAATATTAAAGACTGTTATTTCTTGGCTGTTTGGATTTGTTACTTATTTACCTGTTACTGGAGTTAAGTGCTTAACCTATTGTTTGTCAGTATTTGCGGTCCTAGTTGGGATTAGGGTGCTAGTTGGCTGTTGGTGGCCTAGTCCTACACCActagctatatatatatataatacacaAGTGTCGACCAACCTTGTTGTAGGAGATTCAGCTTGCGATTAATAAACTTCCCAGATGGAGGCAGCTCAATGGCCATCAGCATACTTAATTGGGAGAGCAAGATTTTTGTGTCTCCAAAGGGACAGTTCATTTATTTGGAGACCTAATTCTAGCAACTCCTTTGCCAGTTTCTTTTGGTAGAGAGAGGATGATAGGAGAAGTGAGGTACACTGGGTAGTATCCATTGGCATGATatgaattttgttttgttttcttagttGTGCTTCAATGGATCATTGTTTCTTGTATAATAATGTATACTTTTACACCAATCGAAGATATATGCTCAATAAGGCTCTTTTgttattcatttttttggggggggggggggagggagggaaaGTTTGGTTAAAGGTTCACCTGATTCATAGCAACATATGCATAACCTTTAACTATTAAAACTCTGCGGGTAGAAACAAGATCTGGGACTTCTTCAAAGGGTACCTTCATACAAACCATTCGTTATGGATCAGTAAAAACAAACCATACAAAGATGTGATACACTTGCTTAAGGACTTATGAAATATGTTCCCTCCTGCCACTGCCATAAACAATCCCTGCATGTAGGGCTGCAAATGGCCCATATCACTTTGACCTGGGCTTGGGGTAGGGACACTATCTTTAAGCCAGGCCCCATAAACTTCTAGGCACCATTATTAATCGGACCAGACCATTGCCCGAAGTAGCCAGCCCAGTGAGACCTTAtcttgcacacacacacacactgtgTGTACATTCATGCACATTGCAGAGGATGAATGAGCTTAAATCTGTCATGAATTTTCAAGTAGGCCAGAACAGGGCCAAGCTACTTCAGGCAAAACTCCATCTTGGGCCTCGGACATGGCCAATGAAATCTTACAAATCAAATATATACTGAATCAAAACCATCCAGCTCATACAGATGTTTCTGTATCATTGACAGCCAATAGTTGCAATAATCCAATTGTTGATCTTGGCGAGGTAGACATCCTAGATTAGAGTCGTTAGACCAATTAAATTGTGAGCCAACTACCCCACTTGTGTAACTCTGGCCACAGGAAGGGGACATCTTCCCTCCAGATCTAGTAAAAAGTTATCATCCATTAATCTAAAAGATGCCAATAGAACTTTTCAGCTGCAAAAGAGTGATTATAAGAAGGGGAAACAAACCTTGAAGAATATTGTGTCAGCTgcataagaataaaaaataaaagaggtaTCATTCAAGGGTATTTGAAGTAATAGAAATTGTTTGGATGCTAATCAAATTATCGAATCAGAACAAGGTACAGAGAGAAggataaaacaaaattaaaagaaaaaaagaacatcaCCAAAACTAGTAAAATTAAGCTAAGATCCATTAAGTGTCTTCTGTTACAGGACAAAACTAAAATTCTAACTGACTACTCAGGCATTAGAAAGCCAAGTGAGAAATTCATCAGAAAGTACAATAAAAGAAACCTAATATCAGCCATCAAATGGAAAGGAAATAACAGCAATCACATTTTGAAGATGCAATTTCATGAAGCATGCCATGAAGAACAGGCATTGTAATGAGGAAGAAAGATACCTGAATGAATTGATGCATAACATGTACAACAGTAAAAGTGCAAATTGAAAGTGGGTATGTTCTTACTATAATGTCTTCAGGATCCTTCAATTATGACTCTTGAAGTTCGTAAATTTTTAGTATGCAATCTGTGAATGCTTCTATCTGAGGCCAAGGAGATGAAGACATGCTTCATGGCCAAACCTTTGGACTAAACTTCAACTCATAAAAACGTATACAGTCCAAATATGTCATTTGTCTGGAATCTGGATCACTAACCAACTTGACATGGGTAAAAACAAAATATCAATTCAACCTGTTAATCTAAAAATATGGAATGTACTTCAAGTCAACCGAGTGAAAGACACAATCAGATCACAGCAAATTTCCCACGAAAACAATCTGTCCATATAGACCACCTTCTTAAGTAGTATCAACTTAATGTTGGTTCAGATATGTAGCAAGCATAAATCTCagtttgagaaaaatcaaatcaCCATATCTGTACATGctaaaataatcaaaagcatGTCTAAGATGATTCATGGAATTACATGCACAGCTCGAAACTACTATGGTCAAATTTTTTGGCCTGAGCCTGTTGGGCAGTCATGATGTCACATTTATGagtccacacacacacacacacacacatgcccACTGGGGGAAGGCTGGAGTTTTAAAAAGAAAACGTCAAGTAAAACAATGATACAAAGACTAGACCATTTAATTAGTCAAGGTCCACCATAGGCAGCCAAGCCATATGGTTTTGTCACATGGAATCTGTATTCCGCAGAATGTCTACCAAAAACAAGCCATACTTTGCATGGTTATGAATTATGATAAGAAACCACAAAGTACAGCAATGTGCCTGATGAAATGAATAGATAAAAGAACATGCAATATGTGCCAACAATCAATCTAGGGATTTGAT
This window encodes:
- the LOC122082352 gene encoding probable DNA primase large subunit, which codes for MEILRTQRKASSTDAVPTLPLYRSAPPLEVRLEDFELFAIDRLRVLKGISDGLSRGKKPEEMMKLITDLWKAHMRHQNASEVINKDIISHFVLRLVYCRTEELRKWFLQMETTLFRYRLRMESLDVQRALMGDFDLPCKQVSNTEFEVLKEKLGQVSRSIGPSLATTDTIFFKVPFEEVPDLVSTRRVLIVKGYAYVAMNQVVSLVVTQFRSLLSKALVLTNRKWTSTISGQEKDRLTPIVEALSTSYLGPDYSQPKEFVEISIKDIDQVANTSFPLCMRHLFDKLRDEHHLKHGGRMQLGLFLKGVGLRVDDALAFWKAEFSQKVGAERFDKEYAYSIRHNYGKEGKRTDYTPYSCQKVISLTPGVGDHHGCPYRHFSEENLRAALGKMGVGGRAVEDVMDKVQNRHYQLACTLTFEAVHGTSCDAGINHPNQYFSDSQKILQSKNNTVT